A window from Polynucleobacter sp. MWH-UH25E encodes these proteins:
- the dnaK gene encoding molecular chaperone DnaK, protein MGKIIGIDLGTTNSCVSVVENNAPKVVENAEGARTTPSIIAYVEDGEVLVGAPAKRQSVTNPKNTIYAVKRLMGRKFTDPEVQKDISLMPYSIVQADNGDAWVEARDKKMAPQQVSAEILRKMKKTAEDYLGEEVTEAVITVPAYFNDSQRQATKDAGRIAGLDVKRIINEPTAAALAFGLDKQDKADRKIAVYDLGGGTFDVSIIEIANVDGEKQFEVLSTNGDTFLGGEDFDQRIIDWIIAEFKKEQGVDLSKDVLALQRLKDAAEKAKIELSSAQQTEINLPYVTADASGPKHLNLKLTRAKLESLVEELIKRTAGPCLTAIKDAGVSVSDIDDVILVGGQTRMPAVQDKVKEIFGKEPRKDVNPDEAVAVGAAIQGSVLSGDRKDVLLLDVTPLSLGIETLGGVMTKMIPKNTTIPTKHSQVYSTAEDNQPAVTIKCYQGEREMASANKLLGEFNLEGIAPAPRGLPQIEVTFDIDANGILHVTAKDKNTGKENKITIKANSGLTEEEIQRMVKDAEANAAEDKKALELVTARNAADALAHSTKKALEEHGASLEASEKEAIEAALKELDEAIKGSDKAIIEAKTEALGKASQKLGEKVMAAEQAKAGAGAAGAAPGGAAPGAAPDADVVDADFKEVDDKK, encoded by the coding sequence ATGGGAAAGATTATCGGAATCGACTTAGGAACCACTAACTCATGTGTTTCAGTCGTTGAAAACAATGCACCGAAGGTTGTAGAGAACGCAGAAGGTGCTCGCACTACACCATCCATCATCGCGTACGTTGAGGATGGCGAAGTATTGGTTGGCGCCCCAGCAAAACGTCAGTCAGTTACTAACCCTAAAAACACTATCTACGCAGTAAAGCGTTTGATGGGTCGCAAGTTTACCGATCCTGAAGTGCAGAAAGATATCAGCTTGATGCCTTACTCAATTGTTCAAGCTGACAATGGTGATGCTTGGGTTGAAGCACGCGACAAGAAAATGGCGCCACAACAAGTGTCCGCTGAAATCTTGCGCAAGATGAAAAAGACTGCTGAAGATTACCTTGGTGAAGAAGTGACTGAAGCTGTGATTACAGTTCCAGCTTACTTTAATGATAGCCAGCGTCAAGCAACTAAAGATGCTGGTCGTATTGCTGGTTTGGATGTAAAGCGCATCATCAATGAGCCTACCGCGGCCGCATTGGCATTTGGTCTGGACAAACAAGACAAGGCTGATCGTAAGATCGCTGTTTATGACTTAGGTGGCGGTACATTTGACGTATCCATTATTGAAATCGCTAACGTTGATGGTGAGAAGCAATTTGAAGTTCTCTCCACAAACGGCGACACTTTCTTAGGCGGTGAAGACTTTGACCAACGCATTATTGATTGGATCATTGCTGAGTTTAAGAAAGAGCAAGGCGTAGATCTGAGCAAAGACGTATTGGCATTGCAGCGTTTGAAAGATGCTGCTGAAAAAGCCAAGATCGAATTGTCTTCTGCTCAACAAACGGAGATCAATTTGCCATACGTGACAGCTGATGCTAGCGGTCCTAAGCACTTGAACTTAAAATTGACTCGTGCAAAGTTAGAGTCTTTGGTTGAGGAATTAATTAAGCGTACAGCAGGCCCATGCTTGACTGCGATTAAGGATGCTGGTGTTAGTGTTTCTGATATTGATGACGTGATTTTGGTTGGTGGTCAGACACGTATGCCTGCGGTTCAAGACAAAGTAAAAGAAATCTTTGGTAAAGAGCCACGCAAAGACGTAAACCCTGATGAGGCGGTAGCGGTTGGTGCTGCGATCCAGGGCTCCGTATTGTCTGGTGATCGTAAGGACGTATTGCTCTTGGACGTTACCCCATTGTCATTGGGTATCGAGACTCTTGGTGGCGTGATGACCAAGATGATTCCAAAGAACACCACGATTCCTACTAAGCATTCACAGGTTTATTCAACCGCTGAAGACAATCAGCCTGCGGTAACGATTAAGTGCTACCAGGGTGAGCGTGAGATGGCTTCCGCCAACAAATTGCTAGGCGAATTTAACCTCGAAGGTATTGCGCCAGCACCACGTGGTTTGCCACAAATTGAGGTGACTTTTGATATTGATGCCAACGGTATTTTGCACGTCACTGCAAAAGACAAAAATACTGGCAAAGAGAACAAGATCACCATCAAGGCAAACTCTGGCTTGACTGAAGAAGAAATCCAGCGCATGGTCAAGGATGCTGAGGCGAATGCTGCGGAAGATAAGAAGGCGCTCGAGTTGGTAACTGCGCGCAATGCAGCGGATGCATTGGCTCACTCCACCAAGAAGGCTTTGGAAGAGCATGGCGCTAGCCTAGAAGCTTCTGAGAAGGAAGCGATCGAGGCTGCACTCAAAGAGTTGGATGAAGCTATCAAAGGTAGCGATAAAGCGATCATTGAAGCTAAGACCGAAGCATTGGGTAAAGCAAGTCAGAAACTCGGTGAGAAGGTGATGGCGGCAGAACAGGCTAAAGCGGGCGCTGGCGCTGCAGGTGCGGCTCCTGGCGGCGCAGCACCTGGTGCAGCACCAGACGCAGATGTAGTTGATGCGGACTTTAAAGAGGTTGATGACAAAAAATAA
- the grpE gene encoding nucleotide exchange factor GrpE, with protein sequence MTQENPNSFAEQENSAVPPNTENPAPTDAPAAKTPEQEIAELNQKIADLQDNFLRAKAEGENIRRRAVEDVAKAHKFAIESFAEHLVPVTDSLYAALSTDAVDAKAFKEGLEITLKQLLSAFEKGKMTEINPAVGDKFDPHHHQAIASVPSEQEPNTVVSVLQRGYTVADRVLRPALVTVSAPK encoded by the coding sequence ATGACACAAGAAAATCCAAATTCGTTTGCTGAACAAGAAAATTCTGCAGTCCCACCCAACACTGAAAATCCGGCGCCTACTGATGCGCCCGCAGCTAAAACGCCAGAGCAAGAAATTGCCGAGCTCAATCAAAAGATTGCGGATTTGCAAGATAACTTTTTGCGTGCCAAGGCTGAAGGTGAGAATATTCGTCGCCGCGCCGTTGAAGATGTGGCAAAAGCACATAAATTCGCTATTGAGAGCTTTGCCGAACATTTAGTTCCGGTGACTGATAGCTTGTATGCTGCCCTCAGCACAGATGCAGTTGATGCAAAAGCATTTAAAGAAGGTTTGGAGATTACGCTCAAGCAACTTCTGTCAGCCTTCGAAAAAGGCAAGATGACTGAAATTAACCCTGCAGTAGGAGATAAGTTCGATCCTCATCATCATCAGGCAATCGCTTCAGTTCCATCAGAGCAGGAGCCCAATACCGTGGTTTCTGTATTGCAGCGGGGCTATACCGTGGCCGACCGGGTCTTGAGACCAGCATTAGTGACGGTAAGCGCCCCAAAATAA